GGAGAGTTTGTGcctgtccccatgtagacaaggcagGGAGCAGTGACAAACAATGCAAACCTGATGGTACATCCCACTGCTCTTTTGGGGGTTGTTTATTTTGGTTGAGAGGATCAGctgaagtggggggagggatatgcaaggccaggaaggttggggaggcaGGTGGAGGTGCAGAGCCTTGGCAACCAGCCAgtcaacataagaacggccgtaccgggtcagactaaaggtccatctagcccagtatcctgtctaccgacagtgggcaatgccaggtgccccaaagggagtgaacctaacaggcaatgatgatctctctcctgccatccatctccaccctctgacaaacagaggctagggacaccattcctcacccatcctggctaatagccattaatggacttaaccatcatgaatttatccagttctcttttaaaccctgttctggtcctagccttcacaacctcctcaggcaaggagttccacaagttgactgcactgcgtgaagaacctccttttatttgttttaaacctgctgcctattaatttcatttggtgacccctagttcttgtattatgggaataggtaaataacttttccttatccactttctccacttcactcatgattttatagacctctatcatatccgcccttagtctcctcttttccaagctgaagagtcctagcttctttaatctctcctcatatgggaccttctccaaacccctaatcattttagttgcccttttctgaaccttttctagttctagaatatctttttttgaggtgaggagaccacatctgtacacagtattcgagatgtgggcgtaccatggatttatataagggcaataatatattctcagtcttattctctatctcctttttaatgattcctaacatcctgtttgcttttctgaccgcctctgcgcactgtgtggacatcttcagagaactatccatgatgacgccaagatctttttcctgactcgtagctaaattagcccccattatattgtatgtacagttggggttattttttccaatgtgcattactttacatttatccacattaaatttcatttgccattttgttgcccaatcacttagttttgttgtCCCTGATTCgctgctgcagcagggccctGCCGGGCTTTCTCTGGTGCCCGAGGCTGGCTCCTCTTGGACTCTTCCAGCCCACAACATGCCTTGCAGCCTCAGGAAACAGTGCCGGGGAGGGAAGAAACCTCCCTGCCCTTGAGTGGGGCTGAAGGTGGGAGGATTGGTCCTGGGTGGGCCACATCATCTCGCTCCCCATGTGCAACTGCTGCTGAACTTTGTGAGGCTGCTACAGCCTGCCACAAGCAGCCCCGGACTCCGCCAGTATCCGCCTCTTCGTACACCGAGCACCTGCTCCTTTCCCGTacgctgttaaacagctgccacgtTCCTCCCCAGAGGCCGCAGCAGGTGATTCCCCTGCATCAGTGGAGGCTGGTGTGAGTCAGTCTTCCCCTGCCAGCGTGGATAACGCAGAGTCCAGCCCAGCCTTGGCCGCCACCAGCACTAGGTTCCGGGGCGAGAAGCTGGGGTTAAACAGGGGAATCAACTGGCACTGGAAGCCTGCAGGGGAAGAGTGGGAGGGACACAAAGTAATTCACGTGGGGGCGGCCCCTGGGTTTGTAGTGAGTTCTTACAGGTCAGGCGGCTTGTTCGAAAGAATCATTTCCCCCCTAGACTCCCCAGCTGCATACGTTAGCCTGGCGAAGAGGTGGCAGTAGAGACAGGAACACGTGCTCGCTCACTGGGTGAACGGGAGGCCGTACGGCCGGACCCGCTCACTAGCCCAGCAAGTGGGAGCCGTACAGAGGGGGGCAAGGGCTCGCTCGCCTGGCGAGGAGGTAGCCTGGGTAGTTACTGAGGCCAGGGCTCTGTGGCCTACAAAGGGCAGCTATTGGCGAGGcgagggacaggggaggggaaaaCACTCACCTGCAGCATCCAGAATCCCCAGGATGAACATGCTCGTCCAAGCCAGGTGGAGGGTTTAAATACCTCCACGCTAGAGACAGACGGCTACAAGGTGCAGCTCAGGGTAAGGGCAAAGGGCTGCAGCCCACCCCTACCCCAATGTGAAGGAGCCGGGTGTCTGTGCCCTGGATCCCAGGCCAGCGCCAGGGGTGGGTTGGTCCGAGGCACTCACCTTGCTCCTGCAGGTAGATCATCCTATCCAGCAGGATGAGGGTCTCCACCAGTGGCGCCAGCAACAAGGCCAGGCTGAAGAAGGCCACCACGTTCTGTTGCTGGGCCAGCATGGTGTCCATACAGGCCTGATCCAGGGGGGCGGCGGGGTCCAGCCCCACGCACTGCAAGCCCAGCTGGGCGTACCTGCCAAGGGGAAACAGCATAGCCCTGTCAGCTCAGTCGGAGCTGTCGGGACCCTGGCAGGGCCCCAGCCCAAGACACACACCCCCACTTGCCACCCTGCCACTAGCTCTAGCCCCCAAGCCGCATTCCCATCCTCGAgcagggaagggaacccaggggttgtaTACCACTCATGCATATACAGCTTTGGGCATCCGTTGTCAGACATAGCACGGGGAGCAGACTGGGTGTGTGCCCAGAGCCCACGAACCCCTGAGTTACCCTCAGGTGAGTCAGTCAGATGGGGTGGATCAGTGATGGCACATtcctgcgcctcagtttccccaatctgTGAGAAGTGAAGAGTCATGCCCCTAAGTTGTTTAAATGGCAATCAATGGGAGTGGAGAGACGGGTGCTAGGAACCAGGGGACAGTTGCCTCGGTCACTTTCAATGAGGTTCTGTATTCAAACAGCCCCAGAGTTCTGGGGAATTTCTGAGCAGGATCAGCTCTCCCATCTCCAGTAAGGAGCCAGAACCAGAGCCCTGCCTCTGGTCTCCCCGGCTTCTAGGGCTGTCGAGATGGGATGAGGCCTGTCTCTGCTGCGTGGCAGTAAGTCGGTTAGCTAGGCCAGACTATGCTAAGAGACACCGCGCCGGCTGACTCACTCCTCGAAGGCTAGCTGGTGGGCCTTGTTGACGGTCTGCACTCCAAGGCGTCTCTTGGCTGGGTCAGCCGCCCGGATCAGCGTCTCCAGCATGGCGCGGTAGCAGTGAGTCCGCAGGACGGGGCTCTCGCTCCTCAGCCGCAGCACATAGTCCTCCACGGCGTGGCAGGCCACTTCCCGTGCCTTGTAGGAGAGGGCGTGGCCCGGCAGGCCGGCCACCCAGGCGCTCAGGGGGTAGCCATACTCAGGTCGATGGGCGGAAGGAGGGGGTGGTGCAGCAAGGCCAGGGGGGGTCGGCTCCTCCTGAGTGGTGAGCTTCATGTAGCAGCAGGCCACCGAGGTCATAGCCACCACGTGGGGGCAGTGGGTGAAGTGTCTGAGCAGGGCTACGCTGAGGTCTCCGCATGTGTGGAGGCCGGTCAGGAGAAGCCTGCCCTCTGCCAGCGGCCCCAGGGGATTTACTGCCATTGGGTGGCTCGGTTGATAAAGAGGGTGAGGCCCGTTGGGAATGCAGCCACGGCCTCTGCTTCTGAAGGGATCTGGGGATCCCCCCTGCTCCTCTCTTGCAGCAGCCATGCAGCCCCATCCTCCTGTCCCCTTCTCTCCAGCCTTGCCCGtctctgccccatctctgccACCCCTACAAAGGGCAGTGGGGGGAATGATCTTCCGTGGCCCTGGCGAGTCGTAGGTGGCACCCGCCTCCGGGGACAGGCCGCTTTCTGCCATGGGAGAACGAGCTGAGTCTATTCCTGACCGTGGTGGAAGGAGGAATTCCTGCCATGGTGCTTGGGGGTTGACCCACCCTGCCACATGGCTCGGCCCACGGAGGGAGACCTCCCCCGGATCCTGCAGGAAGGGAGAAACAAGGAATCACAGCCAGCCACTCAGCGGTGGTTGTCTGAGCTCAACACTGCAGCAGCTGATCAGACTAAGGGTCTGGCTAGGCTGGGCTTCTGCTTTCAAGAGAGGCCAATGCCGGCTGCCTGGGAGGCAGGTGCAAACTGCGCCGTCCCAGTGGGCCACCATGGAATAAAGGGATGTTCCTTCGCCTCTGGCAGAAAAGGGTTAACTCCTAACTGACTGGTTACAGCCGGAGCTTAGGATACCCTGGCCGTCCTGATCGGGGGCAGCTCAGACCCAATAAGCTGTTAACGAAAAGTCACCCAGCACAGCCAGGATGAAAACCCCAATCTCTGACACCCGGTCCCATGAAGCAGttattagaccaggggtgggcaaactttttggcccaagggtcaCATTGGGGTTGTAAAACTGTATGGAGGACCGGGTAgcgaaggctgtgcctccccaaacagcctggcccctgcccactcccactttctgccccctgactgctcccctcagaacccctgacccacccaatcccccctgctccttgtctcttaactgccccctcccaggacccccagcCTAACCGCCCCCCAGGGCCCTACCCTCTATCCACCCTCCCTGATCCCAGTCCCGACTGCCCCCtgaccctatccacacccccaccccaacaggcTCCTTGAcaccccatgcctatccaacccccccattctctgtcccctaacccctatccacacccctgccccttatccaaccccctggccctggcccccttATCAGGCCGCTCAGAGTAGAATGTCTGGCAGCCgtgccgcccagctggagccagacacgctgccgcGCTGCTCTGCAGGAGAGCGcaaccccactgcccagagcactgcccacacggcagcatggctgcaggggaggggggacagcaggggaggggctgggggctagcctccccggctaggagctcaggggccaggcagaatGGTCCCGcggggctgtagtttgcccacctctgtactaGACCATGCCCCCTCAGCTGGAGCCTAGCTTCTTCCCTAGACAGTCTTCAGGGTAAAAATATGAACATCCTCTCCTTGAATGGGCCACATCCTGGATTTCCTCGGGGCGGGAAGCGTCAGGAGGATCCCTCTCTCCAGCACCGggttatctgagcacctcactagAAGAGATGGACCCCTGGGAGGTAGGGGGCTtaatcccatttcacagatggggaactgaggcacagggtagatTAAGGGTCGCTCAAAGAGCCAAAAACACAACCCAAGTCTCTTGAGTCCTAaaccagtgccctacccactaggcTGTCTGTCCGACATGAAGAGCCCACTGATCTGCACAGGGCATTAGCCTTGGgccccctcctccgccccccacTGCACCGTCTACCTTGGCTTGTCGTGCTTGCTCCTTCTCCAGCGCCCACACCAGTTCTCGGTCAAACTTAGTCGCCATGTCAACCAGGCGTCCATCTCCCTCGATCGCCGTGACGGACAAACCCAGACCGAAGGCCAGAAAGCGAGAGAGATGGCCCTTAAAGGGGAATACACAGCGACCGTCACCACTGCTGCCGCTTTGGGGGTTTCTGAaagctcccttccctccccctgcactgGAAGAGTCAAGGTTactagggagggagggggatgcatTTCCCCACACTGGGGCgagtcatgatttttgagtgcttgggTTGGGGGCCTGAGGCGGAGTCCTGAGAACCAGCAGCTGAatcagcactctggtcactgtaCATCCAATTTCTTTCCCTCCCGCCCCACCAAAGggcctgactgagggagggaatgACTAATGTCGAGCTCAGCCTGAGCTAGGGAGCGCTAAGGAGATAATTAGCCCATTAACTGCAAG
The genomic region above belongs to Gopherus evgoodei ecotype Sinaloan lineage chromosome 24, rGopEvg1_v1.p, whole genome shotgun sequence and contains:
- the RRNAD1 gene encoding protein RRNAD1, producing MTGLSGQPLSLEEQKQLAVNITHVLSLYGSIVDSYIIEFFTDNLWGKLPYSWRAVLTDLPSPQLAAVLLEKGKPEEVCYSVVWPLSLLAFKATAHTLAFSRTPRGRGGTSANRRPEEFRENRCQSSKLNPLFRKHVKPKKQHEIWQLGKVVKKLSEITRCDQVVDIGSGQGHLSRFLAFGLGLSVTAIEGDGRLVDMATKFDRELVWALEKEQARQAKDPGEVSLRGPSHVAGWVNPQAPWQEFLLPPRSGIDSARSPMAESGLSPEAGATYDSPGPRKIIPPTALCRGGRDGAETGKAGEKGTGGWGCMAAAREEQGGSPDPFRSRGRGCIPNGPHPLYQPSHPMAVNPLGPLAEGRLLLTGLHTCGDLSVALLRHFTHCPHVVAMTSVACCYMKLTTQEEPTPPGLAAPPPPSAHRPEYGYPLSAWVAGLPGHALSYKAREVACHAVEDYVLRLRSESPVLRTHCYRAMLETLIRAADPAKRRLGVQTVNKAHQLAFEEYAQLGLQCVGLDPAAPLDQACMDTMLAQQQNVVAFFSLALLLAPLVETLILLDRMIYLQEQGFQCQLIPLFNPSFSPRNLVLVAAKAGLDSALSTLAGED